A single Paratractidigestivibacter faecalis DNA region contains:
- the ftsX gene encoding permease-like cell division protein FtsX, with amino-acid sequence MAPSNIGYSLRECGHHFRRNWTTVLGAVVTIFLSLFIIGLFVLGSVMINNMVGSVEDTVTIQAFLADDADQSAVTAFQTKVQGWDNVESVTYKDKDQALEEYRTSMSNRNAADAVAALDGENPLPASLVIKLTDPQQVEDAAQKIIADSDFKSICDDADNPAGDVNYGRQTVERLFSVANYIRIAAVVLVALLTFVAFVFINNTIRLAITARRREIAIMRLVGASNGFIRGPFLMEGTLEALIAALLAIAALAAGSNALLGKLSDTLSFLSFDIAQSTVFATYGLLLAIGVVIGLFGSAMAMRRYLKV; translated from the coding sequence ATGGCGCCCTCTAACATCGGCTACTCCCTGAGGGAGTGCGGCCACCACTTCCGCCGCAACTGGACCACGGTCCTCGGCGCGGTGGTCACCATCTTCCTCTCACTCTTCATCATCGGCCTCTTCGTCCTGGGCTCCGTCATGATCAACAACATGGTGGGCAGCGTCGAGGACACCGTCACCATCCAGGCCTTCCTCGCCGACGATGCGGACCAGTCGGCCGTCACCGCCTTCCAGACCAAGGTCCAGGGCTGGGACAACGTCGAGTCCGTCACCTACAAGGACAAGGACCAGGCGCTCGAGGAGTACCGCACGTCCATGTCCAACCGCAACGCGGCTGACGCCGTCGCCGCCCTTGACGGCGAGAACCCCCTGCCGGCCTCCCTGGTCATCAAGCTGACCGACCCGCAGCAGGTGGAGGACGCCGCCCAGAAAATCATCGCCGACTCCGACTTCAAGTCCATCTGCGATGACGCCGACAACCCCGCCGGCGACGTCAACTACGGCCGCCAGACCGTCGAGCGCCTGTTCAGCGTAGCCAACTACATCCGCATCGCGGCCGTGGTCCTGGTGGCGCTGCTGACCTTCGTGGCCTTCGTGTTCATCAACAACACCATCCGCCTGGCCATCACCGCCCGCAGGCGCGAGATTGCCATCATGAGGCTCGTCGGAGCGTCCAACGGCTTCATCCGCGGGCCCTTCCTCATGGAGGGCACGCTGGAGGCGCTTATCGCCGCGCTCCTGGCCATTGCCGCGCTGGCCGCCGGCAGCAACGCCCTTCTGGGCAAGCTCTCCGACACGCTGAGCTTCCTCTCGTTTGACATCGCCCAGTCAACGGTCTTTGCCACCTATGGCCTGCTTTTGGCCAT